The sequence CGATCCTGCTGGTGGTCGATGCACGCAAGAAAAAGCGCGATTATCTCGAACCGATCCTCGCCAGCCTGAAGGGGCGGCCCGAGCGCAAGATCCTCGTGCTCAACAAGGTCGACTCCACACCCAAGGAACCGCTCCTGATCATGGCCGAGGCGCTTTCAGCCGATGCTGCGTTCGACGAAGTGTTCTTCATCTCGGCCCTGACTGGCGATGGCGTTCCCGAACTGAAGCAGCGGCTGGCAGCGCTGATGCCCGAGACTGCATGGCATTATCCAGAGGACCAGGTGTCCGACGCCAGCGAGCGGCTGATGGCGGCGGAAATCACCCGCGAGCAGCTTTACCGGCAGCTGCACGACGAATTGCCCTATGACAGCACCGTGCGCCCGGAAAAGTATATTCACCGCAAGGATGGCTCGATCGAGATCCACCAGCAGATCGTGATCACGCGCGAAACCCAGCGCGCGATCGTGCTCGGCAAGGGCGGGTCGAAGATCAAGTCGATCGGCGAAGCTTCGCGCAAGGAGCTGGCCTTTCTGCTCGAGACCAAGGTTCACCTTTTCCTCCACGTAAAGGTCGATGAGCGCTGGGCCGACGCCAAGGAAATCTACGAGGAAATCGGGCTGGAATGGGTGAAGTGAAGGCCGCGTTCGCGCTTGTTGCCACGTGCGGCGCGCTTGTCGCTGGGCCGGTCATGGCCAAGAGCGAACTGGTCCCTGAGGGCGCGCGTTACGTTGCTATGGGGAGTTCGTTCGCGGCAGGCCCGGGCGTCGGTCCCGTAACACCGGACACGCCCATCCGCTGCGGCCGGGGCACGCTCAACTACCCCAACCTGCTGGCTGCAAAGCTCAAGCTGGAACTGGTCGATGCCACTTGCAGCGGGGCGACGACCGAGCATGTGCTGGGGCCGTGGAAGGAAGTGCCGCCGCAGATCGACAGCGTGAATGCGGCGACCCGTTTGGTCACGATCACCATCGGCGGCAATGATATCGCCTTTGTCGGCAACATCTTCGCTGCCGCTTGTGAAACGATGGCGGCTCCGGAACCGCGCTGCCAACCGTGGCGCGCAGTGAGCGAACAGGAATGGCGGGCAGACGAAGAACGGATGCGCAAGATCGTGCGCGAAGTTCGCAGCCGTGCGCCAGACGCCCGGATCGTTCTGGTCGATTACATCACCGTCTTGCCGCCGAAGGGCCAATGCGCCGAGGTTCGCATCGCAGCCGAGCGCATGGCCTACAGCCGTTCCGCGGCCAAACGTCTGGCAAAGATGACCGCGCGCGTGGCCCGCGATGAAGGTGCCGAAGTGTTGAAGTTTTCGCGACTTTCGCAGGGCCATGCGCCCTGCTCCACGCAGCCTTGGAGCAACGGTCTTTCGGCGCAATCAGGGGATGGAATTCCCGTCCACCCCAACAAGGCGGGCCACCGTGCAGCCGCCGATGCCTTGGCGCGCATGCTCGCGCGCTGAAAGGCGGTGACGGCGGGCGACAGATCATAGCCCGCCGCCCGCCGCAACTGGTTACTCCGCCGCCACAGCCTTTTTGGGCGCAGCCTTCTTTGCTGCGGGCTTTCTAGCGGCTGCCTTTTTCGCAGGGGCCTTTTTCGCTGCGCCCTCGTCAGGGGCCGCTGCCTTCTTCACTGCGGGCTTCTTTGCAGGAGCCTTCTTGGCGCCCTTCTTGCCCTTTGGTGGGCCCTTGGCGGCGCGCTCATCGATCAGGACGATCGCCTCTTCCAGGGTCAAGGCTTCAGGCTGCTTGTCCTTGGGCAGCGTTGCATTGGTGGTGCCATCGGTGACGTAGGGACCATAGCGCCCGGCCATCAGCTTGATTTCACCGCCGGACGTCGGATGAGGACCGAACGTGTTGAGCGGTTCGGCGGCAGCGCGATTGCCGCGTCCACCTGCCCCTGCTGCGGCGGCGGCAAGGTGCATTACAGCGGCATTCATGCCGGTTTCGAAGACCTCGGCGGTGGACTTGAGGCGGGCATATTTCCCGTCATGCGCCAGATAGGGACCGTATCGCCCGATGCTGGCCGTGATCAGGTTGCCTGACTCTGGATGCGTGCCGACCTCGCGGGGCAGACCCAGCAGCTTTAGCGCCCATTCGAGATCGAGTTCGCCGATGTCCTTGGGAATCGAAGCGCGCTTGGCTTCCTTGCCATCGCCCAACTGGACGTAAGGCCCGAAGCGCCCTGTTTTCCGAGATACGTCCAGCCCGGTGACCGGGTCCTTGCCCAGTACGCCGTCGTCGCCTTCGCCGCCGTCACCCTCGCCGCCCGGCTGGGCGAACTTGCGGGTGTACTTGCACTCGGGGTAATTCGAGCAGGCGACGAATGCGCCATAGCGCCCGCCACGAAGCGAAAGGCGTCCCGCTTCGCACTTGGGGCAGATACGCGGATCGGAGCCATCCTCGCGCGGGGGAAACAGGTAGTCGGACAGGAATTCGTCAAGCTCGGCGGTCACCTCGCTCGGCTTCTTCTCCATGACTTCGTCGGACTTGGGCTTGAAGTCGCGCCAGAACTCGGCAAGCACGACCTTCCATTCAGCGCGGCCGCCCGAGACGTTGTCGAGTTCGTCTTCCATCCCGGCAGTGAACTGGTAAGCGACATAGCGCGGGAAAAAACGTTCAAGAAACGCTGTGAGAAGTCGCCCGGACTCTTCTGCAAAGAAACGGTTTTTTTCGGTTCGAACGTAGTTGCGATCCTTCAGCACCTGTAGTGTCGAGGCGTAAGTCGATGGACGCCCGATGCCCAATTCCTCAAGCCGCTTGACGAGGCTTGCTTCCGAATAGCGCGGGGGTGGCTGGGTGAAATGCTGGGTCGCATCAACGCCGCGCTTGGCGGGCGTATCGCCCTTGTTCATCGCAGGCAGCAGGCCGCTTTCTTCGTCGTCGCCATCCTGCTTCTGGTCACGGCCTTCTTCGTAAACAGCGAGGAATCCGGGGAACTTGATAACCTGCCCGGTGGCACGAAGCTCGTGCTTGCCGGTGCCATCGCGCAAGGTGATGCTGGTGCGTTCGATGTTGGCAGAAGCCATCTGGCTGGCCATCGCACGCTTGTAGATCAGGTCGTAGAGCCGCGCTTCGTCACCCGAACCGTAGCGGTCCTTGGTGAAATCGGTCGGCCGGATTGCCTCGTGCGCCTCCTGCGCGTTCTTGGCCTTGGTCTCGTAATGGCGTGGCTTTTCAGGCAAGTAATGTCCGTCATAGCGGTCTGAGATGGCCTTGCGTGCCTCGGAGATGGCGCTGGGGTCCATCTGCACGCCGTCGGTACGCATGTAGGTGATCGCGCCCGCTTCATAGAGCGTCTGCGCCACGCGCATGGTGTGGCTCGCCGAGAAGCCGAGCTTGCGCGCGGCTTCCTGCTGCAGCGTCGAAGTGGTGAACGGCGGATAGGGATTGCGGCGGGTAGGCTTGGTTTCAACCTCTTCGACGCGGAAGGTGGCCGATTCGACCAAGGCCTTGGCCTTCATCGCTGCGCCTTCATCACCAAGCGTAAGCTTTTCAAGCTTTTGGCCGTCAAACTTCACAAGACGTGCAGAGAACTCTGTCCCGACATGCTCAAGCCGCGCGATGACTGACCAGTATTCCTGAGACCGGAACGCTTCGATCTCGCGCTCACGCTCGACAATCAGGCGTAGCGCAACCGATTGCACGCGGCCCGCCGACTTGGCACCCGGCAACTTGCGCCACAGCACCGGGGACAGCGTGAAGCCGAACAGGTAATCGAGCGCGCGGCGAGCGAGGTACGCGTCGATCAAATCCTGATCCAGCTCTCGCGGCTTCTTCATCGCGTCTGTGACGGTCTGCTTGGTGATCGCGTTGAACGTTACGCGCTCAACCTCTTTAGGAAGCGCCTTACGTTTCTTGAGTAACTCCCTGACGTGCCATGAAATAGCCTCACCTTCGCGATCAGGGTCAGTCGCCAGGATCAGACGGTCTGCCGTCTTTGCGGCATCTGTGATGGCTTTGACCCGCGAGGTCTTGTCGCCATACATCTCCCAATCCATGGCGAAGTCCTCGTCCGGGCGGACAGAGCCATCCTTCGGCGGCAGGTCGCGGATGTGGCCATAGGACGCGAGGACCTTATAGCCGGGGCCGAGATACTTCTCGATGGTCTTGGCTTTGGCCGGGGATTCTACGATGACAAGCTGCATGATGTGGTAAAGCAGTCCTTACGTGTACGTGTGCGCGAGGGTGGGGACCGCAAGGCCGGTTCGTCAAGCGGGTTGCTTAGGTCAAGCGGACAAGCTGACGCGGCCCCCGGCATGCCGGATCAACCGGCCCGCAAGTTCGAGTTCGAGCAAGGCCATCTGCACCGCGCCCGCGCTGGCGCCGCTCTGGCGGATGATTTCGTCGACCGCGACCGGGGCCAGGCCGAGCAGAGCCGCCACATCGGCTGAATGATCGGCAAGGTCGGTCTGGTAGGCCTCGCCCGATTCACGGAAGGTCGAACGAGGTTTCCCTTCGAAGCCGATCAACAGTTCGACGACATCATCCGGCGACTGAACGAGGATTGCGCCCTCGCGGATCAGCTGGTTGCACCCCTGCGAACGGCTGTCGAGCGGAGAGCCGGGGATGGCCATAACCTCTCGCCCTGCTTCTGCTGCCAGCCGCGCGGTGATAAGCGAGCCGGACCGGGGGGCAGCCTCGACCACCAGCGTGCCCGTTGCCAGCCCGGCAATGATCCGGTTGCGGTGCGGAAAGTGGCGGGCGAGAGGTTCGGTGCCAGGCGGCATCTCGGCGATCAGCAGGCCCTCGTTTGCCACCTGCTCCTGCAAATCGGCATTTTCAGGCGGGTAGGTAATGTCGATGCCGCTGGCGATGACGCCTACCGTGCCCCCACCCTCTGCCATGCCCGCCAGCGCGCCGCGATGGGCTGCGGAATCGATACCGCGGGCAAGGCCCGACATCACGACATAGCCCCTTCCAGCCAACACTGTCGCTAAATCGCGGGACAGCTTTACCGCCGCAGCCGAGGCATTGCGCGCGCCGACCATGGCGACTGAAGGCCGAGATAGCAGGGCCGTATCCCCGCGCACGGTCAGGATGGGCGGGGGCGTTTCGAGCGCTGCGAGGAGTGCGGGGTAGTCTTGACTGTCATGGAACAGATAGCGCGCGCCTGCCGCGCGAACGGCGGCGACCTCCCCCTCGATCCGCTCGACCGATGCCGGACGATAGGGTGCCCCTCCCCGTGCCGCCAGATCGGGCAGCGCATCCAGCGCGGCACTTGCCGTGCCGAAGCGACGCAATAGCTGGTTATAGCTTACCGGGCCAACGTTGGGCGAGCGCAGCAAGCGTATCCGGGCGAAAGCCTCGTCCCGGGTCAAAGTGGCGGCACTGCCGCTCACGCCTTCTTGCCGACTTTCGGCTCAGTCCCGGCCCGCAGCCGGGCTATGTTTTCGCGGTGGAGGAACACGACCAGCAGCGCGAGCAGTGCCAGCACTGGAACGAATGCAGCGAATCCGAGGAGCGCGGCTGCAAGCGGAGCCGCAACCGCCGCGCTCATCCCGCCGAGCGAGGAATAGCGGCTGATCCCGAGCACGCCGAGCCAGGTTACGGCATAAGCCAGCCCGATCGGCCATGCGAGGCCGAGTGAAACGCCCATCAGCGTTGCTACACCCTTCCCGCCCCGGAACTTCAGCCAGATCGGGAAACAGTGCCCCAGCACCACAGCCAGCGCGGACAAGGGTTCTGACCCCGGCCAGACATGGCGAGCAATCAGGACGGCGGCCAGCCCCTTGCCCATGTCGAGCAGGAGCGTAGCGGCGGCGAGGCCTTTCTTGCCGGTGCGTAGCACATTGGTGGCGCCGATATTGCCCGAACCGATTGCACGCAGATCGCCTGCGCCGGTCATGCGCGTGAGAATGAGGCCGAAGGGCACCGAGCCCAGCAGATAGCCAACGACAAGGGGGAGAAGCGTGTCCACGGGCATGCTCTTACCCAAACATGTGACAAAAGCGAAAGAGGCGTCTTTCCCTTTTGCCGCCAATCCCGATACAAGCCCGCTCATGACGGGAACCGGCACAGGCGAATACAGGCAATCGGCAGTCGATCCGGCGGCCCCGCTGTTGCTGTTCGATTCGGGCGTCGGCGGGCTGTCGGTGCTCCGCAAGGTGCGCCAACTTCTGCCCGATGCGCCGATCATCTACGTGGCCGACAACGCGGGCTTGCCTTACGGTGCCAAGACTGAAGCGCAGATCGCAGCGCGCGTCTCGGGGTTGCTCGGCCGCCTGACCGAGCGGTTGCGCCCTCGCCTCGTCTGCATCGCCTGCAACACGGCATCGACCATAGCTCTGGCATCGGTGCGCGAGGTGCTCGAAGTTCCCATCGTCGGGACAGTCCCCGCGATCAAACCGGCCGCTGCTGCCACCAGAACCGGGGTTATCGGCCTGCTTGGCACCGAAGCAACTATACGGCA is a genomic window of Novosphingobium sp. MMS21-SN21R containing:
- the dprA gene encoding DNA-processing protein DprA; amino-acid sequence: MSGSAATLTRDEAFARIRLLRSPNVGPVSYNQLLRRFGTASAALDALPDLAARGGAPYRPASVERIEGEVAAVRAAGARYLFHDSQDYPALLAALETPPPILTVRGDTALLSRPSVAMVGARNASAAAVKLSRDLATVLAGRGYVVMSGLARGIDSAAHRGALAGMAEGGGTVGVIASGIDITYPPENADLQEQVANEGLLIAEMPPGTEPLARHFPHRNRIIAGLATGTLVVEAAPRSGSLITARLAAEAGREVMAIPGSPLDSRSQGCNQLIREGAILVQSPDDVVELLIGFEGKPRSTFRESGEAYQTDLADHSADVAALLGLAPVAVDEIIRQSGASAGAVQMALLELELAGRLIRHAGGRVSLSA
- the topA gene encoding type I DNA topoisomerase gives rise to the protein MQLVIVESPAKAKTIEKYLGPGYKVLASYGHIRDLPPKDGSVRPDEDFAMDWEMYGDKTSRVKAITDAAKTADRLILATDPDREGEAISWHVRELLKKRKALPKEVERVTFNAITKQTVTDAMKKPRELDQDLIDAYLARRALDYLFGFTLSPVLWRKLPGAKSAGRVQSVALRLIVEREREIEAFRSQEYWSVIARLEHVGTEFSARLVKFDGQKLEKLTLGDEGAAMKAKALVESATFRVEEVETKPTRRNPYPPFTTSTLQQEAARKLGFSASHTMRVAQTLYEAGAITYMRTDGVQMDPSAISEARKAISDRYDGHYLPEKPRHYETKAKNAQEAHEAIRPTDFTKDRYGSGDEARLYDLIYKRAMASQMASANIERTSITLRDGTGKHELRATGQVIKFPGFLAVYEEGRDQKQDGDDEESGLLPAMNKGDTPAKRGVDATQHFTQPPPRYSEASLVKRLEELGIGRPSTYASTLQVLKDRNYVRTEKNRFFAEESGRLLTAFLERFFPRYVAYQFTAGMEDELDNVSGGRAEWKVVLAEFWRDFKPKSDEVMEKKPSEVTAELDEFLSDYLFPPREDGSDPRICPKCEAGRLSLRGGRYGAFVACSNYPECKYTRKFAQPGGEGDGGEGDDGVLGKDPVTGLDVSRKTGRFGPYVQLGDGKEAKRASIPKDIGELDLEWALKLLGLPREVGTHPESGNLITASIGRYGPYLAHDGKYARLKSTAEVFETGMNAAVMHLAAAAAGAGGRGNRAAAEPLNTFGPHPTSGGEIKLMAGRYGPYVTDGTTNATLPKDKQPEALTLEEAIVLIDERAAKGPPKGKKGAKKAPAKKPAVKKAAAPDEGAAKKAPAKKAAARKPAAKKAAPKKAVAAE
- the plsY gene encoding glycerol-3-phosphate 1-O-acyltransferase PlsY gives rise to the protein MPVDTLLPLVVGYLLGSVPFGLILTRMTGAGDLRAIGSGNIGATNVLRTGKKGLAAATLLLDMGKGLAAVLIARHVWPGSEPLSALAVVLGHCFPIWLKFRGGKGVATLMGVSLGLAWPIGLAYAVTWLGVLGISRYSSLGGMSAAVAAPLAAALLGFAAFVPVLALLALLVVFLHRENIARLRAGTEPKVGKKA
- a CDS encoding SGNH/GDSL hydrolase family protein — its product is MGEVKAAFALVATCGALVAGPVMAKSELVPEGARYVAMGSSFAAGPGVGPVTPDTPIRCGRGTLNYPNLLAAKLKLELVDATCSGATTEHVLGPWKEVPPQIDSVNAATRLVTITIGGNDIAFVGNIFAAACETMAAPEPRCQPWRAVSEQEWRADEERMRKIVREVRSRAPDARIVLVDYITVLPPKGQCAEVRIAAERMAYSRSAAKRLAKMTARVARDEGAEVLKFSRLSQGHAPCSTQPWSNGLSAQSGDGIPVHPNKAGHRAAADALARMLAR
- the era gene encoding GTPase Era, encoding MTEKCGLVAVLGAPNAGKSTLVNSLVGQKVAIVSAKAQTTRARLMGIALEDIGDDKAQIILADTPGLFEPKRRLDRAMVSAAWDGAQEADAILLVVDARKKKRDYLEPILASLKGRPERKILVLNKVDSTPKEPLLIMAEALSADAAFDEVFFISALTGDGVPELKQRLAALMPETAWHYPEDQVSDASERLMAAEITREQLYRQLHDELPYDSTVRPEKYIHRKDGSIEIHQQIVITRETQRAIVLGKGGSKIKSIGEASRKELAFLLETKVHLFLHVKVDERWADAKEIYEEIGLEWVK